One window of Belonocnema kinseyi isolate 2016_QV_RU_SX_M_011 unplaced genomic scaffold, B_treatae_v1 SchBZDm_1271;HRSCAF=1410, whole genome shotgun sequence genomic DNA carries:
- the LOC117182503 gene encoding uncharacterized protein LOC117182503, with protein sequence MPSASGKLTSEHFKTWLKDVYFPNVGHSSVLLIDSWSGHCPDTAKEAAPPNKIVDVKIIPKGTTGKIQPLDAFGFRVWKNYVRRFEDSVTLMNEDIELHKRNNII encoded by the exons atgccttccgcttctggcaaactgacttcag aacatttcaaaacatggctGAAGGATGTGTATTTTCCCAATGTTGGGCATTCAAGTGTCTTATTAATTGATTCGTGGAGTGGGCATTGCCCTGATACTGCAAAGGAAGCAGCacctccaaacaaaattgttgatgtaaaaataattccaaaaggaacaacaggcaaaattcagccactagatgctttcggcttccgagtgtggaaaaattacgtccgtcgcttcgaggatagtgtaacattaatgaatgaggatatagaacttcataaaagaaataacattata